Within Runella rosea, the genomic segment GTCGTACAGTAAATAATAACTGTTGTTTCCCATTCCCCATTCGCGGGTCAGTATAGACGTTGTGTCTTTTTTGAGAAGGTTTTCGGCCAAAAGTTCTTTGGGTTTATCATTGCCCGCTTTGTACAACATGTAGGAAAGGTTGCGTAGCGCTACAGGGCGGGTATCATTCAGCAATTGATAAAAGACGTTACGGAAGGCGGCCATACCCGACACTACTTCCAGCGATAGGGCTGTTTCGGTCGTGGGTGGAGTGCTAAGAAAAGCATTCTCCTGAACGGTGACGCCGTTGAGGACCAGTTTTTCAATTTGTGCGGCAGTGGTTTGACCTGCTCTCTTAAATTGGACTGTCATGCTCTGCCAAAGGCCAGGAGCTTTGGCGGCATTTTGCAGGGGGGGCAATGCCCCAATACCCGCGCTGACGTTTGCGTCCAATCGGGGGCTTTTCCAGCTGTCATTGAGTCGTATGGCGTAGCCTCCGGGAAGGGTTAAGGCAGCATTGGTGCCGGGTGCCAGCATGAACTCCATCTTCAGCACAATATCACCTACCCCAAGGGCAACGGCGGCTTTGGCTCCCGTTTTTCCCAAAATAAGGCTGGTGTTCTTATCGGTAGAAGGAGTGGTTTTAACAAACGATGCTTTTTCTGGATGCAAGGTCACCGATCCCGCCGCTTTCCAGTCGCCCGATAGTTGAAAGGGGGCGTTTCCGTCGGTGGCGAGTTGCGTCATGCCCTGGTTCTGGGCATTGAGCGAAAAAATCAAACCGGCCGCCAAAAGTAGGCAGCCGGTTTGGAAAGCAATATGTATTTTCATATTCAAGGAATGTCGTCGTTTTATGTATTACTAGTCAAAAACGTTGACGTATTATTTCTACTGTACTTTTAAGATTTTTCGTCGGGCAATTTGACCATCACGCTCGGCATTTAGGAAGTACATTCCAGGGGCCAGATGGCTGAAATCCAACTCGTCTTTGTTTGACGTGGTTTGTTGACGTAATATAATTCGTCCCAAACCATCAGTTACAGTCATCGAAACCGTCTTGCCAGTGGTTCCGTCGATTTCGATGGTACAGCGAGCCTGAACTGGCACTGGATACACTTTAATCCATTCACTGCTGAGGGCAGGCTCTACGCCCAACACAGGGTCTACGATGAGCACAAACCGAGAGGTAGCAGGTCCGTTTCCGCAACTATTACTGATGGATACTACGCTGTAAGTATTGGTCTTGCCTGGTCTGACGGTAAATTCATAGGGTGTAAGGGAGGTTGAGAAAGTAGTATCTTTTGTTGAAAGACTATCCCGATACGTGATGTTCCAAGGGGTTTCGCCCGTAAAGGCAATTGCCAGTTTAGCACTCTCATTTTCATAGATTCTGGTAGGGCCAGAAATGGTAGCGGTCGGCAATTCCCGGATATTGATTTGAACAGGACTTAGTTTTCCTTTTATCGTAAAATTATTTCCTGCTACCGAAGCCAGACCCACAATTCTCAAATAATAAGTACCGCCCAAAGTAGCATTGGGAATAGTAGCTCTAACGGGACTGTTGTTTCCTTCTGTCGGAATCGTTTGGAAACTGGCATCATCCATTGTTTTAGAAATTTGCACCCGGAATTGTGTACTAGAAGGGAAAAAGTCGGATGAGAAATAAGGAATCGTAAACGTTTGGCTAGCACAAATGGTGGTAGCACTTGGATTTCCAACATCAATGGTGGCTATTTTTACCTGCACAGAAGCACTGCCCGCAGGGGTTCCTTCCCCGCAATTGTTGGTAATTTTTGTGACGTTATAAATGGTTGACTCAAGGGGATAGACTTGAATCGTTACGGGATTCTGAGGAGTCGTGAATGTTGAGCCGTTGGAAAGCGTATACGTCCAAGGGCCTTGTCCTGTAAAAGCAATGGTTAAATTGCTGGGCTCTCCCTGTGTAATTGCGCCACCGCCCGTAAGGGTTGCGCTAGGAAGTGGTTGAATCACTACGGTAATTTCTGCTCTTGGACTTTCGCAGGTATTAGTACCAGTTTGGGTTACATAAAACTGGTAGGTGCCGGGCGTTTGGGTGGGCGGAATGTTAGGCGTATCTTGAGGTGTACCGCCTGTTTTGTTGGTATTGTACCATTTTAATCTTTCTCCTGTTGCCTGAAGTGGCTGAGGGGTAGAATTTTGGCAACTTACCACTGGAACACTACTTACCATTGGTAGCGGAGTGGTACGAACGTTGACTTTGATTTCAGTACGCCCACCTCGGCAGCCGTCTAGTACTTGCAACACGGCAAACGTTCCAACAAATCCTGCATCGGTCGTAATCACAGGCGCATTACCCGTTTCGTTGCTGTTGGGTAAAATCCAGACCAAACTTTGTCCAGTACCTTCCAATTTAGCGTCTAATTGAACCGACGGGTCAAATTGGCAAAGCAAATATTCCTGTTTCGGTACATTTGGAAAAGGAGGTAAGGGTTTGGTGGTGACCTGTATCTGAGTGCGCGGGCTTTCGCAATTGAACTGGTTAGTTTGCGTTACATAAAAGCTTGCCGTTCCAACTGTTCCCGTTGAAGGAGTAGGGGCAAATCCATCTCCTGTCCCTCCAGTGGGCTGATTATACCACCTCAGATTCTCACCGTTGGCGGACAACTGCTGTGCATTTGCGGTATTGCAATAAAAAATTGGAGTGCTTGCACTTGGATTGCCAGGGGTTGGATTGACCGTGACCACCAACTGACCCCGAAGACTTTCGCAGGTGAAACTGTTGGTTTGTGAAACGTAGAAACTAGTTTGCCCTGGAGAAGTCGTAGACGGCGTTGGGGCTGCGGTGTTGGAAGTGCCTCCCGAGGCGCTGGTGCCGTACCATTTCAGGGTGTTGCCCGCATCAGCAGAAGCATTTAAAGCAACTGCGGTAGCATTTTGACAATACTGAATAGGGTTTACGCCAGGTCTGCCGGGCGTAGGGTTGATGGTAACCGTAATTTGCGCGCGCGGACCTTCACAGTTAAACCCATTGGTTTGGCTTACATAATAATTAATTGCCCCTGCATTTGCAGTACTTGGTATAGGCGCTGTTGTAGTGGCTGTTCCGCCCGTGGAAACTGTATACCACTTGAGGCTATTTCCAGTAGCTGTTAGTGGGCTGGCTCCGTAGGTTTGGCAATAAGGAGCTGGATTAGTGGTACTGGGAGCTGATGGCAATGGATTCGTATTTACGGTAATTTGCGCGCGTGGGCCTTCGCACCCTGCAAAACCTGAAACAGCATATAACGTCTGAGAAACGTAAAAATTGGCCGTTCCTACGGTGCTAGTCGATGGCGTGGGGGCTGTTCCGCTGGCCGAACCGCCTGAGGCTGCGGTGTACCAGTTAACGGTAGCACCTGAACCCGTATTGGCGCTTAAAGCTACGGATGGGGCATTTTGACAATAAGCAACTGGTGAGCTAACGCCTGGGGTGGGTGTTACATAAACCGTGGTGGTTATTTGAACTTTGGGACTTTCGCAGTTAGCGGGTGAGCCCGAAATTTGCGAAACATTATAAGTCGTAACTGCGGTACTTCCTACGTTGGTGGAAGGTGTGGGGGCCGTTGTGCCGATGAAGGAATTGCCATTGTACCAGCGAAGTGTATTGCCACCGCTCGCCGTAGCTGCCAGAGGGGTTGCGGAAGCATCTTTACAGTAAAGTACGGTATTTGTTGCCACGGATGGCGCTGCGGGGATGGCATTGATAACCACACTAATGGGCGCCCGTGAGCTTTCGCAGGTATTGCTTATTTGACTAACATAATAGGTCGTCGTGCCTACACTTCCTGTAGTAGGTGTTGGGGCGGTCGAGCTTGATGAACCTCCCGAAGCGTTTGTTCCCCACCATAGTAAGTTGGCACCGCCAGAAGCAGTTGCAGATAGCGGGCCTGCCCCTGCGTTAAGACATAAATTGACAGGTGAAGTGACCGACGGAGCGTTAGGGATAGCGTTTACTTGTACGACAACTCCAGTTCGAGGACTGCTTTCACAACCTGTTGTGTTATTCTTTTGGGTAACATAATACGTTATCTGGCCCGTTGAGGAGGTACTCGGAACGGTTGCGGTAGTTGAACTGCTTCCTCCCGAAGAAGAAGTTCCATACCAAAGTAATGAATTCCCGCCCGAGGCGTTTACGTAATTGCCCAACGATGTGGCGGTTCTGTTTTGACATTCATTAATCGGTAATCCTACCGAAATAGAAGGAGGAGCGGTGTAATTGACCGTAACTGTCACTTTGGTACGGGGCACAAACTCGCACCCAAACGAAGTGGCTTGCGTTACATAATATTCCGTAACCGTAGTGTTGTTGACGTTGGTATTAGGAGTGGGAGCCCCGCCAAGCTGGGTTGAGTTGTTGCTTGCGTACCATCTTATGGTATTGCCAGAGGTAGGGGTCGCACTTAACGCAGAAGCGGACTGTCCTTGGCAATAAACCACGTTTGTATTGGTGACAGGGGCGGTTGCAGCCCGTTGATTTATGTTGACAGTGATGGTGGTGCGGCTACTTTCGCAATTATTTACCGTTTGACTCACGTAATAAAGTTGTGTTCCTGCCCCACCTGTATTGGGCGTGGGGGCGGTTGTACTTCCCATTCCGCCTGACGAAGTGGTGTACCACTTCAAATTGCTACCGTTTGCCGAAAGCGGCCCAGGTGTATCTCCCTGACAATAATTGAGGGTGCTTTGTGAAACGGTTGGGGGAGCGGTAAAAATGACATTGACGGTAATTTGGGTACGACTGCTTTCACAACCATTGACGGTTTGACTCACGTAATAAAACTGCGTCCCCGCACTACCCGTATTTGGGGTGGGGGCGATCGTATTTCCTGTTCCTCCCGAAGCAACAGTGTACCACTTTAGGTTACTGCCAGTAGCGCTTAACTGCGAAGCGGTAGCTCCCAAGCAATAATTGACCGTAGTGGATGGAACCGTAGGGTTGGAGGGTGGAGTGCCTATTTGTAACGTTTGAGTGCTGGCTGCCGACGTGGTCGCTCCTGATATTACCCGAACTTTGAATCCGTTGCCTGTGATGTTGGGAAGGGTGGCCGATACAGGGCTACTGGTACCAGTACCGATATTGGTGGGAGATGCAAAACTTCCCGCTGAGTTTGACAGCTGTACCGTAAACGTGGTAAGTGCGCTGGTAAACGTCACTCTGATGCTTGTACCCGTACAAAAATCAGACGTTGGTACGTTTGAGGTATTATTCACGGTTACGTTCGTAATCTGCGCTACACCCGTAATTGCTAACCCACAGACCAGTAAAGTTGCGTAGCTAAGAATAAGTAGTTTTTTTAACATAACTTAAATTAGAAATAGGTTTTTTTTGTAAAAAACGCTTAAAATTAGTGCTTTATTGAAAACAGTCCTCTTTTCTGACGACAAGATTTATTTTCCGGTAATATCCATGGACTGATAAACATACTCGTGAATCCGTCGCCGAATCTTCTGCCGATTGATTTCATTGTTCTCGGCATTGGGGTGAACACGGTTGGAAAGAAACACAAAAACGAGGTCGTATTTAGGATCTGCCCACACCATCGTGCCCGTAAAACCCGAATGGCCAAACGAGGTAGCGGAGGCCGAAGGAGCTACATAATTACTTTCTCCTTTGGTAGGAGCTTTGTCCCAACCAAGACCCCGGTGGTGAGCCGTATCGTACATTTTTGCGAATAATGGAACCGTTGCATCCTGAAAATAACGCCGGTCGCCGTAGAGCCCTTTTTGTAAATTCATCTGCATCAAAATCGTTAAATCATACGCCGTGCTGAACAATCCCGCATGACCTGCCACGCCGCCATAGACCGCCGCCATCTGATCATGTACCGTTCCGCGCAAGAGCTGGTTTCGGTACGAAAAATCGCTTTCAGTGGGGGCGATTTGCGTTTCTGGAAAGCGTTCTAACGATTTAAAGCCTGTTTGCATCATGCCAAG encodes:
- a CDS encoding Ig-like domain-containing protein, yielding MLKKLLILSYATLLVCGLAITGVAQITNVTVNNTSNVPTSDFCTGTSIRVTFTSALTTFTVQLSNSAGSFASPTNIGTGTSSPVSATLPNITGNGFKVRVISGATTSAASTQTLQIGTPPSNPTVPSTTVNYCLGATASQLSATGSNLKWYTVASGGTGNTIAPTPNTGSAGTQFYYVSQTVNGCESSRTQITVNVIFTAPPTVSQSTLNYCQGDTPGPLSANGSNLKWYTTSSGGMGSTTAPTPNTGGAGTQLYYVSQTVNNCESSRTTITVNINQRAATAPVTNTNVVYCQGQSASALSATPTSGNTIRWYASNNSTQLGGAPTPNTNVNNTTVTEYYVTQATSFGCEFVPRTKVTVTVNYTAPPSISVGLPINECQNRTATSLGNYVNASGGNSLLWYGTSSSGGSSSTTATVPSTSSTGQITYYVTQKNNTTGCESSPRTGVVVQVNAIPNAPSVTSPVNLCLNAGAGPLSATASGGANLLWWGTNASGGSSSSTAPTPTTGSVGTTTYYVSQISNTCESSRAPISVVINAIPAAPSVATNTVLYCKDASATPLAATASGGNTLRWYNGNSFIGTTAPTPSTNVGSTAVTTYNVSQISGSPANCESPKVQITTTVYVTPTPGVSSPVAYCQNAPSVALSANTGSGATVNWYTAASGGSASGTAPTPSTSTVGTANFYVSQTLYAVSGFAGCEGPRAQITVNTNPLPSAPSTTNPAPYCQTYGASPLTATGNSLKWYTVSTGGTATTTAPIPSTANAGAINYYVSQTNGFNCEGPRAQITVTINPTPGRPGVNPIQYCQNATAVALNASADAGNTLKWYGTSASGGTSNTAAPTPSTTSPGQTSFYVSQTNSFTCESLRGQLVVTVNPTPGNPSASTPIFYCNTANAQQLSANGENLRWYNQPTGGTGDGFAPTPSTGTVGTASFYVTQTNQFNCESPRTQIQVTTKPLPPFPNVPKQEYLLCQFDPSVQLDAKLEGTGQSLVWILPNSNETGNAPVITTDAGFVGTFAVLQVLDGCRGGRTEIKVNVRTTPLPMVSSVPVVSCQNSTPQPLQATGERLKWYNTNKTGGTPQDTPNIPPTQTPGTYQFYVTQTGTNTCESPRAEITVVIQPLPSATLTGGGAITQGEPSNLTIAFTGQGPWTYTLSNGSTFTTPQNPVTIQVYPLESTIYNVTKITNNCGEGTPAGSASVQVKIATIDVGNPSATTICASQTFTIPYFSSDFFPSSTQFRVQISKTMDDASFQTIPTEGNNSPVRATIPNATLGGTYYLRIVGLASVAGNNFTIKGKLSPVQINIRELPTATISGPTRIYENESAKLAIAFTGETPWNITYRDSLSTKDTTFSTSLTPYEFTVRPGKTNTYSVVSISNSCGNGPATSRFVLIVDPVLGVEPALSSEWIKVYPVPVQARCTIEIDGTTGKTVSMTVTDGLGRIILRQQTTSNKDELDFSHLAPGMYFLNAERDGQIARRKILKVQ